In Fulvia fulva chromosome 8, complete sequence, the DNA window GGCCTCACAAAAGCTGTCAGCAGATGGACAACAGTAAAGGTAGGAAAGGCGGCCGGAAGAATACTTGTGTTCCCGTGCCATGGCACTCGACGTAGGTCGTCTCATTCAAATCCGTGATACCTGCATTTGCATAGGCATTTCGTATGGCTACTGCTTGCGCCTCTGGACTAGGAGCTGTGATTCCACCAGTTCTCCCGTCATTGTTGGTAGCAGAGCCACGGATAATCGCTCGAATAGGGTCTCCATCCCGGATCGCATCGGCAAGACGTTTGATAACAACGGCATTCACGGCCTCGGCCTTGATATATCCATCAGCCCGTGCATCAAAGCTATGGCACCTCCCCGTGATTGACATTGCCCCGTTGATCACTCCCGTGTCCATGGCGTGCTCCGGACTGAGGTAAATGTTTGCCGCAGCCACAATCGCACCGTCGATCTCACCGTTGGACAAATAGCGACAGGCAACGTCCAGGCCGACCAAGCTCCCCGAGCATGCCGTGTCAATGGTCATACTTGGACCTTGGGTGTTGAGGAAATAGCTGATGCGATTGCTGAGAATCGCCCTCCCAACGCCCACTGTCACACCGGGAGCTCTGTCCGTCGGGTCTCGAGCTCGGACATCAGCATAATCTACATGCACCACAGTCAGTGATTGTCGTTTGCGATCAGTCGAATATCCTTGCCGACTGCATAAGACCCTACAAAAGTCCCAATAGCCTTCTTGTTCACGTCTTCCAACCGAATCCCAGCGTTCTCCAGTGCTTCATACACAACCTCTAGGAGCTGGCGCTGTTGGGGATCCATTGCGACCGCTGCTTGCTTGTTGATGCCGAAAAAGGCCGCGTCGAAAGTCTTGGGATCGATGTCCTCGATGAACATACCACCCGGAGAGCGGATCGAGCCTGGCCGATTCGGACCCGCGTAGAAACCAGCTCGAATGAACCTGGACTTGGGTACATCGATAGATGCAATTCGCCCTGCCTGGAGAAGGTTGTGCAGCTTCGTGATGTTGGTGGAATCCCAGTCGAAGTATGCCTCCAATGGCGCACTCTGCTCATAACCCCGCTGCAATCACGCCATCCAAGGACCGCATCGTGTCGAATAGTAGTCACTCGAAATTCAATGGAACAGAAGACACCTTCCCGCTGCACGCACGCCTGCGTTTCGCAGGAAAAGCAAAGCACAGTTCTGATCAATTGGACAAACCATGGTCACTACACACGAAGCGCAACCAGCTGCTCTCAGTGGCTCCTCACGCCGCCGGCCACTGCAACCCACGGGAGTCCTCGATGGAGTCGATCACATCGACCTGACTCCGGTGATCGGCCGCGAGTTCCCGACAGCCAAGTTGGTAGGTTGGATCAATGCCACGAACGCGGATGAGCTGCTGAGGGAGCTCGCATACACCAGTAGGTCGCCCTGTGGAATTAAATCGCCATCTTCCACGATCCATATCAAAGCTAACAAAGCTCGCCTAATCTCCTCCCGAGGCGTCGTATTCTTCCGCGCACAAGACCAGCTGACCAACGACCTCCAAAAGCAGCTGATGCAACGTCTTGGAGAGCTGTCTGGGAAGCCTGCTGACTCGGGGTTACATATCCACCCGGTACTCAACACGTCCAGCGACGTCTCGCAGGACCGTGACCCGGACCAGGAGATCTCCACAATCTCTTCCAGCTTCATCCGTCAGCTGGGCTCGTGGCGCGGCCACGAGGCAGGCCTCAGCGACAAAAAGCAGACGAGTACGGGCCAATGGCACTCTGATATTGGCTATGAAGTCGTGCCCGCTGACTACACCAGCCTGCGGCTGGTGCAATTGCCCAAGACGGGAGGTGACACGGTATGGGCATCCGGTTACGAGATCTATGATCGGATCTCGTCCGCGTATCAGCAGTTTCTCGAAAGCCTCACGGCGACCTTCAGTCGGCCGGATTTTCTCGCTGCCGTCACCAGCCACGGGTACAAACTGTTCACGCAGCCGCGCGGGTCTCCACTGAACGTCGGGGGTTCGCTGACGGCGGTGCACCCGGTCGTGCGCACGAACCCGGTGACAGGCTGGAAGAGTTTGTATCCCGTGGGCCAGAATGTACGATTCATCAATGGCCTCACGGCGGAGGAGAGTGAGGGCTTACTGCAGTGGTTCAAGGCGTTGCTGCTGCACAATCACGACCTGCAAGTGCGCTTTCGCTGGCAGAATGTTAATGACATGGCCATCTGGGACAATCGCTGCACTTTTCACACCGCAACGTACGATTTTGATGGGCTTGGAGAACGTAGTGGCAATCGGGCCGTTGGCATCGGGGAGAAGCCATACTTGGATCCAACGTCCAAGTCGCGCAGAGAAGCGCTTGCAGGTGAGGAGATCGGGAATCCGTTCAAAGATGGTCAGGACCCGGGCGGACTTGGGGCAAAAGTGGGAGTTTAAATTGAAAGATCAGTAGCGAGTTGAAGGAGCGGTTTTGGTGTTGATGTTCGATTGAGCCCACAAAATTGAGCTACTTCATGACATCTGGCATCATCATtgtcatcatcatcatcatcatcatcatcatcatcatcatcatcatcatacCCTTCCACTCCGCATGATTATTGATCAACTGGAGATTAGATTCTGTCCTCCATCCTGCGAGTCTCGGTTAGCCAGGTTCCTGTATACGTTCGTCTTGTTCTTTTGCACACATACGAGCAGGAGCTCTGCGCCATTTAGATAGGCGCCGGCGGGGCTTGCGAAGAAGAGGACGGCCGCGGCAAAGTCTTCCTCGCTGCCAGTCCGCTCGCTCGGATTCTTGCTGCTCGGAAGGCAAGATGCACCGGCAAAGGCACCGTGGCTGTCCTGATACGCGGGCAAGGAGCGAGTGAGCGGCTCCGTCATGGCCGAAGGGAAAAACCCCGGCGCGATGAGATTGACACGAATGCGGAAGTGGTCTTGTGCAAACGTGCGCGCCAACATCCTGACCAAGTGATTCACGGCCGCTTTCGAAGTCGAGTATGCAAAGCTGTGGCCCAGCTGGCGCGAGTAGCCTTCTTTGGAAGACGTGACTAGAATCTGAGCGTCTTGGGGCGTGTTTTTGCGCTGGTTGCCCGCGTGCAACAACGGCAGGAATGCCATGGCCGAAGAGAAGACGGCTGTGGTGTGCAGGTGAAACGTGGACGTGAAGTCGTCGGGAGGTGGAGCGAGACAATGCATTGGAAACCAAAATCCATCCAAGCTAGCACGACATTGTCGTGGGAACAAGGTGCGAAAGCTTACCGAGCACAGGCATGGCATGGCATTGCACGTGTATGTGTCTGTTGTCTAGTGGTGTACACGCACCCAAAAGTATCATGTAGATATCAAGGAGTGCAAACAACTACGGTACAGGTGAGCCCAAGGCAAGGGACGGTTTCAGTCCTAACGACTGCTTAATAAGTAAGGCATTGATGCTACATTCACCGTCCACTCATGCTAAGCTAGTTCTAGCCACTAGACTAGCCGAACCATGAAACTCCGCGCGAAGCCACGCGGAGAGAATGCCGTTCACATCCTGCCACTTCTCCACGTGAGCATAGTGGTGCGCATCAACAGAAGCCCGGAGCAACTGGGGAACACATTGCTCCATATCGTGCGTGAGTGAAGGCGAGAAGACACGATCGCGCGCGGCCGCAATGTAGAGGACAGGAATGTCGATGGTGGAGCCCAGGAGACTGCGACACGGCAGTGATTAGTAATGCTCATATTACGTATATCCATCATCTGGCGGGGGGGACAACCCACGACTGATCGTCTTCGAAGTTTGCGCGGCGCGTCCGATACCAGTTGCCTGGTTGGGTGGGAAAAGGGTCAGTCCATGTCGCTTAGATCGTGCCGTCGGGCATTGGGGGGTTTATGGGAAGAAAAGAGCACATACATGGCCCGTGCAAGCCGTTTCGGGAGTACTTCGCCACGTAGACCTCGAGTTCCTGCCGGGGGAACATTTCCGTCAGCATCGACACGACACCGAGAGAGACACGAACAAGAGTGGGGAGAGAAGATTACCTGATCGGTCAGAAGGCTGCCCTTGCCCAGTCGTTGCAGGTGCTCCAGGTCGAAACCTCGCGTAGGCTCGAAGGCAGTCTGATTCTGCGCATCGCCACTGAAATCCAGTATCTTCAAAAAGTCCCTGATACCTTCCGTCGTGCAGAATGTCTGCTCGAGTATGCCGCTAGCAATCTGCTTTTGGTATGCGAGTTGAGGCACGGCCTTGACCAGGTCGTCAAAGGAAGTCCAATGCGAGGTAGGCCGGCGATATGGGCCGGCGATGGTGAACAGTCGCGAGACTAAGGATGGGTGCCATTGTGCGACACGCCATGCGACCTGAGCACCCCTATCATTCACAAGCGATGAGCGAGCGGGCGACGAAGGCAGAAACGGGGCCAGAGAGTAGTACCAATCATGCCCTCCGAGGATGATCGTGGTGCATTCCAACTGTCTGGCCAATTCGCGAATATCGTCGGCAACGTTTTTGTAGGCGTAGACACGAATCGACTCCGGGGGAACGCCAGGCGCGTCCTATAGAGCCCAGTCAGAGGGTTGAGAGAGAGGGAGAGAGGGAGAGAGAGGACTGCGCAGGTCCACGGGGAGACGTGCCGAGTCACCGTAGCCCAACATGTCGGGCGCGACTACGCGGAAGCCACCGTCGAGTAGCATTGGAAACTGTCGTCGCCAACCAAAGGCAAGATCTGGCCATCCGTGCAGCTAGCAGGAGGGAAGTCTCAGTGGAAATGAATTGCGATGGAACAAGTGTTTCTAGAAGGGGGCGGCGAACCAAAACGACAGTGGCGATAGGGTCGGGACGCTCTGGGTGACCGATGTAGCAGGCTGAGCAATGCGGTGTCAAGAAGAGCGTGTGCTCGCAGAGTGCATGGCCTACGAACCATATCGATGACCATTGAGGTTTCGAAGCTCTTGCCGCACTCGGGGGTCGGTGAAGATGGTGCTCATCTCGTGTCCAACAGTGCAAGAAAAATGAAGGAAGGGATCATGATCATGACCCTTCCAAGCAAGACGGAAAGCACGCTGCATATAAAATCTTGTCGGCCATGTGTACGTGTCTCTCTCCCTTGTCTTCCTGGAGGTAGCTGGCGATGACGTGATGGCATCGCCCGAAATGCGCCATATTCGGGTGGAGGACTACAACAACACCATTAATCTGACGGCGACTATATATAGAGCATCAGCACCCTCAGGCCCAGACGACCTCTATGAAGTCCGACACATCGACGCACCATTTCATGGCGTCTGGCCCCCATGCGTCCCGAGCGCAAGCCGACGCCGCTGTCGGTCTAGAAGAGACCGGACGAGCAGACCCATGGCTCAAGGTGTTCGTCGGCACCAGCGCCACACCTACTACCGTGGCATACAACGCCATCCGCGCGGACGTGTTCGAACGAGCCACCACTGTTCCTATTTCCACATTTGGGTCCACTGTGGTGTCGACCGTGTCGCTTCCTTGGCGCATCGGCCGTCGTTTGCTCCAACTCATgtggcggcggcggcggcggccgGCCGTCGTCCTTGAACCCGCCTTCCGCGGTGGTGCGCGGCCGGGTGATATGGTCCTGGTGGCCAGCGCCGTGCCAGGGGAGTGTACACAGTTCTTGTCTGCAATCGCACGGCACGTGTCCGCCTCTACTCCAGGCTTCGCCGTCTTCTGCAGCGCCGAAGACGTCCACCCGCACGTGCTGACGGTGGAGCAGTTGCTGCGCTTCCGGCTGCGCGCGCGAGCGGTGCGCTCAAGGCACGACGAAGACGAGGCCGTAGAGCTGCTGCTGGAAGCCTTTCACCTCAGCCATATTCGGCACACGCTCATCGGCAACACATTCGTACGCGGCATCTCGGGCGGCGAGCGTCGTAGGCTATCCGTGGCGGAAGCCCTGCTTAGCGGCGCTGATGTCTTGTGCTTCGATGACCTGACGCGCGGGCTCGATTCGACGACGGCATTACAATGCGTGCGGTGCCTGTGCTACGTCGCCAGCACCTACCAGCTGACCGTCTTTGTCAGCCTCTCGGCCGGCTCGGATGCCGTTTACACGGCCTTCGACCAGATTGTGGTCATTCGTGATGGCCGTCCAGTGGTATGCGGGCCGCCCCTTGCGGCATTGGCGGCCATGTCGAGGGATGCAGGCGATGCCATGCTGGCATCGGAAGGGTCGTGCTTTGAGCAGTTACATGCCTGCATTGGTGCGCACGCGGAGGGCAGAATGGCCGACGTCTTCCTAGGCACCGGACAGCATAGCGAAGGCGAAGGCAAAGGCGAAAGCAAAAGCAAAAGCCGCACGGCAGACTCTCTCAATCACATGCAGGCAGCATTCGTGGTGAGGCAACGAGTGCGAGTGCGGCTGCGGCTGCGGCCGCGATTGCGAGTGCAGGCGGGGAGAGTGATGGCGTTACTGCAACGGCAGGTGCTGCTGGCGTGGAAAGACCGTTTCGCGGTGGCCGTGTCGTGGAGTCTGTTCCTCGTGCTCGGATGGACGATCGGCATCGCCTGTTTCCAGCTCCCAGCGACGGCGGCCGGGGCGGAGGCGCGCGCGGGTCTTCTGTACACGTGTGTGCTCTCCGTCGCCGTGTCGGCGCAGGTCGAAGTGGCCAAGAGCAGCCTGGGCCGGCCGCTGCTTCGCAAGGTCGTTGGCTACCGCTTCGAGAGCGCGGCCGCCTTCTGGACAGCGCGGCCGCCTTCTGGACGGCGCAGATGGCGGTCGACGTGATGATGGAGAGCATGCGTGTCTCCGTCTTCGCCCTCTGCGTCTACTTCCTCTCCGGCCTGCACCGCAGCGCTCCCGCCTTCCTGTTCTTCCTGGCcgtgctgctgctgctgtaCCTGTGCAATGTGCTGATGAACCGCGCCATTGGCTGCATGTGCAGCACCTTTGACCGTGCCCTGCGAGTCGCCGGCTTCGTCTTCACCTTCTACATGATCAGCGCTGGCTTCATCGTGTCACCCGCGGCGCAGCCGGCGTGGCTGCGCTGGACGCACTATCTGAACCCACTGGCGCTCGCATACCCGGCCTTGGTCATGTGAGTCGTGCACAATACATGGACATGCAGAACTACGCGTCCCGCTGCTGTGGCTGACGTCTCACGCAGCAATGAATTCCAGTACGTTGCCATCGATTGCCAACCCAGCATCCTATGCTTCCCTCCGACGCATTCACGACGCGCGGACTCGCCGCGTAGCAGCGTGACGTGCAATCGTGCCGCCGTCGACACCCACACCCACACCGCCGTCGTCGCGGGGCCGACGTATTTGCAGCTGCACTTCGACCACCACATCCACGACAAGCGGCGCACAGTCCTCATACTCGTGGCTTTGGGGCTCATGTTCTTCGGTGCCAACCTGGTGCTTGCCGAGACGTTTGTCCATCGGCGGCAGTCTTCACCGAACACGAACAACAGTGGCAGCATGTTACATGTAGTTGTGCAAGAAGACGGCATTGGCAAACGTCATCGAGCCGCACCGCCAGCCGCAGCCACAGCCACAGCCACAGCCACAGCCACAGCCACAGCAGCAGAATGGACGCAGGAGACTCGTCGTTCGTGTCGTGTTGTCTTTTGCGAACTCGGCTACCATGTTCCCGCCACTTGCAGTCATCGTCATCATGCGGTAGAACCATGGAAATGGAAATGGAACCGGAAACATATGCCGAAACGACGGATGCCGAAGCGGATTCTCGACCACGTGACTGGTGTCCTGGAATCAGGCCAGTTGCTGGCCATGATGGGAGCGTCCGGCGCAGGCAAGACGACGCTGCTCAATCTCCTCAGCGGTCGCGACAGCACGGGACTTGGAC includes these proteins:
- a CDS encoding Alpha-ketoglutarate-dependent dioxygenase, whose translation is MVTTHEAQPAALSGSSRRRPLQPTGVLDGVDHIDLTPVIGREFPTAKLVGWINATNADELLRELAYTISSRGVVFFRAQDQLTNDLQKQLMQRLGELSGKPADSGLHIHPVLNTSSDVSQDRDPDQEISTISSSFIRQLGSWRGHEAGLSDKKQTSTGQWHSDIGYEVVPADYTSLRLVQLPKTGGDTVWASGYEIYDRISSAYQQFLESLTATFSRPDFLAAVTSHGYKLFTQPRGSPLNVGGSLTAVHPVVRTNPVTGWKSLYPVGQNVRFINGLTAEESEGLLQWFKALLLHNHDLQVRFRWQNVNDMAIWDNRCTFHTATYDFDGLGERSGNRAVGIGEKPYLDPTSKSRREALAGEEIGNPFKDGQDPGGLGAKVGV
- a CDS encoding Short-chain dehydrogenase/reductase, with translation MHCLAPPPDDFTSTFHLHTTAVFSSAMAFLPLLHAGNQRKNTPQDAQILVTSSKEGYSRQLGHSFAYSTSKAAVNHLVRMLARTFAQDHFRIRVNLIAPGFFPSAMTEPLTRSLPAYQDSHGAFAGASCLPSSKNPSERTGSEEDFAAAVLFFASPAGAYLNGAELLLDGGQNLISS
- a CDS encoding Epoxide hydrolase; protein product: MLLDGGFRVVAPDMLGYGDSARLPDAPGVPPESIRVYAYKNVADDIRELARQLECTTIILGGHDWYYSLAPFLPSSPARSSLVNDRGAQVAWRVAQWHPSLVSRLFTIAGPYRRPTSHWTSFDDLVKAVPQLAYQKQIASGILEQTFCTTEGIRDFLKILDFSGDAQNQTAFEPTRGFDLEHLQRLGKGSLLTDQELEVYVAKYSRNGLHGPCNWYRTRRANFEDDQSLLGSTIDIPVLYIAAARDRVFSPSLTHDMEQCVPQLLRASVDAHHYAHVEKWQDVNGILSAWLRAEFHGSASLVARTSLA